Part of the Siniperca chuatsi isolate FFG_IHB_CAS linkage group LG6, ASM2008510v1, whole genome shotgun sequence genome, TTTTGGATTCAAGAGAAAAATACCATGAACGTACAGCAGCGTCAAAACTCTGTGAAAACTCTCTGAACTCTGTCAGTGTGTCTCCAAGTAACATGTCAGAATGGAAGCAGTTGAGCAGAACGCTGACTATTGCCTGGGTGGCACAGGCGTTGTTGAtgacctgaaaacacacacataaaatacacaataactAATTGGACAGATAAAAGAACCCCCTTATTGATACATGATATCATATCATAATATCATATCATATGTAAATTGAATGATTAGATCTTTAAAAAGCGCAACAGATACCAATTTCATGAATCACTAATTTGCAAATCTCTGTGACAGCAAATTATGTTTCAAATCTGAGAATGGTATGTTAATACTTATATCCATATAGACCAAGATCTTCCAATATTGTGTAAAGAAAGAATAACGCTCTTATCAGAGTGAGGAGAAGCATCCTCACACTTTGTTGTGGGCTGTGTGCTTAATGTCATAGGCCCAGCCAATTAAGTAGCACAACAATACATTACCTCAAATTATCAAATTTGCCTGATCAACTCTGCACTACAGGTAACAATATCTTGCAATTACACTTGGATTTCTCTTTTGCTCTGATCAGTGCGGTTACTATCTGACGCACCCTTAGTTGGCAAAATATAGAGAAGaatttttattctttatcaTAATCTGTCTTTTGGAACTATACTTCAGCAGTTAAGATATTGAGTCAAATGCATCTAGaaggacacacatgcataaactAAGAAGCCAAGTTTAAAATAAGATGTACAGAAGCAGATAGAGGCTGCCATTTTCCTTGGCTATGGACTCCTTTAATGTTAATTATACTACAGCTGCAAAATAACAATGTCCTGCTAATATTAAAAGGATCAGTGTGcacgtttttgttttgttttgttgttgttttttttttaaatggcaagGCTATACATACCTGTTTAGCAAAGAAGATGTGGTCAAGCCTCGAATCTTGAACAATTGATCCTGCTGGCTCTTCACCTGGCTGCCACTTGAACAGGAAAATCAACCCGTGAACTGGTCTGGAACAGAACAgatcagattaaaaaaaataaatagatgtcTGTCTAAGGGAGCATGCAACATAATGAAGCTGCAAGTATGACCATACTTCAAGTTGTCAAAGTTCTCTGGCTCCATACTCCATATCTCTTCAACCTGGGCGCCTTTGCAACCTGACAAGGACAAATAAAGCATCAAACATGTATTCACACTTGTAGTACTAACTGTTGAAGTAACGATAAGATCTACCGGACCGTTAACACGAGTGAACTAACGGCTTTTCTGCGTGGCGGGTTGACAGCAGAGCACAACATATGTCATCATTGATAAATTTGTTTTCACGCGCCGTTGTTTTGAACGCTGAGTAATGCTAGCCAGTTAGCTTGCCTAATTAGGTTAGCTAAGGCTGCCTATTTATTACATGCACATTTTTTGAGAATTGGCTGTTGAGAATGCATagcctttaaaatattttggtttcatcCTCATAgcattttctttgtgcattgAGTTAGTCATTTAGAAGTTACCGTTAGCTTTAcaatagctagctagctagcgcTGTCGGATAGCCACGTTACACTGAATGATCAGCTAGCGTTAAGATAAGTTACCACTCACTCACCAAAACCCTTTATCAGTTCTGTGAACACGCCAGGGTCACTCTCCATCAGACACCACTCTCCTGCGCTTCCAGTCATTTTTTACAATGTTGTTTATTCAACCTACTGTGCACATATACAAGATGCTAATATCCTAGCTTAGCAGAACACCCACTACTGAAGCACTGGAGTGACCTCACCGTGATGCGGTGCTATGTGGGCAATCTGGGTGCGCACGTTTTATTTCACAGCGGATACCACAGGACGGTGacaaatatttgacaaaaacTCATTCCAAACATTGGCGACAAACATCTTTTAAGACATATACATGTATCTATCTTTGcaaagagaaaactgaaaataaataaccCACAactaatttataaaatatagcTCTACTATTAACTACAACCAAATTCCGCCCTCCAACGAGGAGGGGGGTAACAAATGGAGCACTCTTCGGTAAAAAGCAAGCCTTGGGACGCTGATAGTGGACCTtcattcatatttattcataattaGAAATACACATTCAAGGCATTAAGGAAACGTTTAAGAGTGGTTGTGACTTTATACACACGCCAATTGATCTATATATTCATAACACTGACCAGCATCATGGTTTACATGGTACACTTTAAACCAACCACCTACTAATATAGAaattcagacacaaacacagctacTGCTGAATTCTCTGATACATTGATGTAGAAAATGCTTTGACaagcaagtaaaaaaaataaataaatacaaaattactATATTTTTCACATACAGTCTATTCAAAAAAACTAACATTTCCCAATAAGATATAATGTTCAAATACTTGGCACAATAAAATGTGCTAATCATACAAAAATCTGTATTAATCTCGCATGACCTCAAATAAACTCAATTTAAAGAATATATGAGTATCGAATCCGGTCAATACTTGATATACACGATCCAATGATGTTCAGTTTGATGATGTTTTATGCTTAAAGAGATCGTGCCTTTTTATGACtaatatttttcaataaaaccaCCATGCAGAAGATATGAGAAGTAGTTCCACTATTCACAGGTTTTGTTTAAAAGATGGcagcattaataataatactgtacatCCCTGGGTGAAAATGTATGTAGCCTAACATCAAGTATCCAATGCACTTTGATAAATAACATAGCTGAACTTAAGCAATGTACAACCTGTAGCACGAGATCaagcaaacatttaataaatacagGATTGAAAAAAAGTACAAGAACGGTTAGTCATTTAGTGGACTCAAACTGTCCGCTACCCGAGCCTTCGGAGCTGGTCGCAGCGCAGCAGGAAGCACACTGTTTGATCAAGGGCACCAACTTTCCCTGCTGATGGAGCTGTTTGGTATCAGAGCCACCCCCGATGCAGTTTCCGTTAATGAAGACTCTCGGCACCTGAACACACAAATCATGTCACAACATTAGCACGGTCCATGAGTAattcttaaaaagaaaagaggtcTAGTGTAGAGTTATATCTTGAACATGACATCCTTAAGCAGCAGCCCTCTAGCTTCCACTACATCCAGCCATTACACATtagtatgtgattctaatccagtacatgtctttttgtcaaattcagcgaatatctcctcaaaTATCTccttaaatgacttgcccacggacattcagcttactttctagtttgccaagacatgctgttgttgtgatgttagctatagtagcaggagagttgtgagtatcgctgtctggagctgctgtgctggctctgggaaacgtctcgtcctctctgcttCACAGCAGTAGCTgtagtgacagtttgctaacccacaacctagctgacgttagttatattacttgctgtgccgttgttcgctctatatcatggtattggatttctccagaatcgcataccccacctttaagcaTTTAAAACCATCTTTTAGGGTGAAAATTACTTTGGTTTTCTATgcagttgtgtttttaaattgctacaaatattattgtcatttggCTCTGCCTTCACCAATATCTGTTCTAATTGTTGTGAGTCTTATTAATTTTCCgtgtaaaaaaatattcagctaGCTTCTCGTTTATAGCCGCAGCTGATCGTCACTTTCGccatttaaaataacaaatggcGGCAGCGGTATCAGCTGACGCTAATTAATGATAATTTCCTAAGTAACTTGATAACAGGCCAAAATTAAacttgtctgttgtttggttaAAGTGCTTTTCTGCAAGCCAGTGTCTGTACAAGGGCTGaacaataagcaaaaaaaaaaaaaaaaaaaaaaatcatatttcgATTATTTTTTAGATATATTGCGATATGAGTCACGATTTAAGTGGGAATggtcatttttgcatttcattttcactgaaagaaacataaaaatgatgatgtgatttttgctggggtctgtaccaaTCAACTATGTTCCCTTATGTCTGGAGAATATGATTTGTAGGCCGGGGCATATCTGTAGCACCACAATACTTTGTGACACAATACTGTGTCATAACACACCATTTATAATGGTGTGTtatgacacattttaccttatcaaaaaattgcattttggaTATTGCatttggccatattgcgattttgataatattttgattgTTCAGCCCAAGGTACTCAGCCACAGATAACTTGTGTGGGAAGAACCTCtactctgtaacaccactgtacaacTGCAAAAACACCAGTCAAGTCAACCTAAATTTAACTTAAATGCAGAGCTGCCAGAACAAGCAAACTGTCAAATATGCAtgtgtttattcttttttcaaTAGATGCTGAAATAACAGGCTGTGAAGTTACTTTAAATTCGGATCCCAACATACAATATGAAGCGCTTACCGTTCTGGCACCAGTCATCTGAGCTAAGACCTCTTGCAGTCTCCTCCCATCATTGTGCTCATCCAGTTCAATCACTTTGTAGGTCGCACCAATTTCATTGAACACGTTCTTGGCCATTTTGCAATAAGGACAGGTGGTCTTGGaaaatatcacaacacagtTCTGTGACACCACCTCCTGAAAGGTCAGGCAAAAATACGATTTAATTAAATATCAGTAGAACACAGAAATAGACCACACATACCAGGCCTTAAGTGAGTTGCTGGGCAAAGGCAAAGGAACCTTAACtctgaattatttttaaatttccatGGTTAATTTTTAGTCAGTGAGAAAACTGTGCCAGATGATGCATAAACAGAACTCAGTACATTCATCCTCTACAATCGAACAACTTTATAAAATCATACGTTTTCTAAAAGTTACAATTCAAATTTAACCCTCACCTCATCATATGGGAAATGTAGACTTGCTAAATAATCAGCAATTGTCTGGGAATTAACGTCACATTGCACTACTTTCTGGATATTTCAGGGTCTTGTCTGTCATAGCGttagaatatatacatatattattattattattttttttttaaatatgatgatatgatacaGATGCTACTTTTGGGTCCACTTCATAACAGTTCAGTAAGCATCTACTTACcctaacatactgtacacaggcTGTGCTGGACAGACCCCCAGCAGTGGAGGATGTGAAATTCCCCAttctgaaaaagacaaaagcacaATATTGGAGCATACAGTACTTTAAGGCATTTGCTCTACTGTTGTACATTAGAATCTTCTGGAATTAAACGGACACAATACACGAATGAACATTATGACCAGGTTCATGCAATAACCTTAGAAACGTGAAGATATCACAGGAAGAGACGGACTGAAGGCTAAtaattagcatcaaaataacatttaactGTTGTTTAACCACTGGTCTGAAAATACCCATGCGCATTGTTACAGTCCTAGCTACTGATTTTACCACGTCTTAAATACCGTTGTTTTACTCCTTATTATAACGCCTGGTCTACAACTCCAGTGCGGTTTGTGTGCTAGGTAATCCTGGATTAGGAGTACACATGCTCTTCACTGGCACTGGTAATTAGCTCAGATTTGACGTGGGTAGGGGACATGCCAAACTCCATTAAAATATGGCAATATCGAGACGGCACTATAATGTGAAAACGAATAACACTTCGTAAAACGTGCCTCTCAATGTTTAATGAAACGTGACCACCTTATTTTACATTCGGTATACACTTGATACACCTCCCAGTACTTGTTTCAGTTAAATCCAAATGTTTCTAATTGCTTCACAACCGCACACCGCCAAGAATTTGGTGGACGATAACAGAGGTAAAGTTAGCTAACGCTGACAACAACAGGACGGCCGATGATAaaggttgattttttttttaatgaaataatggATTGTTAATGGATCACATGCATGCCGAATTTGCTAGATGAACCTGTTGAATCGTAAAGGCTACACGCGATGTGTGTTTGCCGATGAACAAggcactttaaaatgtattcaactTCGAATTATGTGAGATTATTATGAAACACTTCTGTTCGGCATGGTAAAGGTAACGTTACGTTAAGTAAATGGACTAACGTTTAGTCCATTTAGCATTTTCAACTTCTGTGAAGCGTAAATGATAATCCGGCAATGTTGTACTATTCTCTATTGTCAACAGTACGTCTCCATGGGtgcaagtattttttttatatataatggTCTGTCTGTGGTTGATTTcttaagctagctagctagctataaTTTTAGTCAAGCTAGCGGCAATGACCTTCGACAGCCGGTCCATGCCACCCTGGGAAGACATCCTGCTCGAGCAAACATGGAGAAAAAATAACATACGGCTAAAAAATAATCGCGCTGTTGACCTGGATGAGACATGCGGTTAGTGAACAAACAGGTCTGCAGTTACACACCACCCCGGGCTGTTGGGTACGCTTGCTTTCGCCCCGTATTTGCACTGTTTATGCCTGAAGCCTACCTTACGTGACTACCGGAAGTAGTTTCTGACGCAAGCTGCA contains:
- the glrx2 gene encoding glutaredoxin 2 isoform X3, whose protein sequence is MGVTFQLQLASETTSGSHVRMGNFTSSTAGGLSSTACVQYVREVVSQNCVVIFSKTTCPYCKMAKNVFNEIGATYKVIELDEHNDGRRLQEVLAQMTGARTVPRVFINGNCIGGGSDTKQLHQQGKLVPLIKQCASCCAATSSEGSGSGQFESTK
- the glrx2 gene encoding glutaredoxin 2 isoform X2 → MRMGIFRPVVKQQLNVILMLIISLQSVSSCDIFTFLRMGNFTSSTAGGLSSTACVQYVREVVSQNCVVIFSKTTCPYCKMAKNVFNEIGATYKVIELDEHNDGRRLQEVLAQMTGARTVPRVFINGNCIGGGSDTKQLHQQGKLVPLIKQCASCCAATSSEGSGSGQFESTK
- the glrx2 gene encoding glutaredoxin 2 isoform X1: MSHPGQQRDYFLAVCYFFSMFARAGCLPRVAWTGCRRMGNFTSSTAGGLSSTACVQYVREVVSQNCVVIFSKTTCPYCKMAKNVFNEIGATYKVIELDEHNDGRRLQEVLAQMTGARTVPRVFINGNCIGGGSDTKQLHQQGKLVPLIKQCASCCAATSSEGSGSGQFESTK
- the glrx2 gene encoding glutaredoxin 2 isoform X4 gives rise to the protein MGNFTSSTAGGLSSTACVQYVREVVSQNCVVIFSKTTCPYCKMAKNVFNEIGATYKVIELDEHNDGRRLQEVLAQMTGARTVPRVFINGNCIGGGSDTKQLHQQGKLVPLIKQCASCCAATSSEGSGSGQFESTK